A genomic segment from Diospyros lotus cultivar Yz01 chromosome 5, ASM1463336v1, whole genome shotgun sequence encodes:
- the LOC127802441 gene encoding hypothetical protein At1g04090-like, with protein MGNCLNISSSPTTISEETSKPLPIEAMFKLPSPLPAWPPGEGFGGGTIDLGGLELCEVSSFTKVWATHQGGPGNLGATFFEPSPIPDGFFMLGGYAQPNKRPLFGWVLAGKDVTNDPSGAGALKPPIDYTLVWSSESSKIKQDGSGYIWLPTPSDGYKAAGLVITNSPAKPPLDKIRCVRADFTDVYQTDEWIWGEDDEVKPNGFNVFYTRPANRGVQAQGVSTGTFTAQNNGAALSIACLKNAKGGLSSMPNLSQIQALIQAYSPWIYFHPDEKFLPSSVSWFFENGALLYKKGEESKPVAVKPRGSNLPQGGSNDGSYWLDLPTDNSAKERVKKGNLQEAEAYFHVKPMLGATFTDIAIWVFYPFNGAARAKVEFINISLGKIGEHVGDWEHVTLRISNFNGELKRVFFSEHSSGTWTSASELEFKDGNKPVAYSSLHGHAAYPKQGANLQGSGGIGIRNDTGKGKLFMDTGARVSVMAAEYLGPSAVVEPPWLNYAREWGPKIEYNIAEEVKKVEKVLPGKLKRDFENFINRLPNEMLGEEGPTGPKMKNSWIGDEKI; from the exons ATGGGCAATTGTCTGAATATTTCGTCTTCTCCAACCACCATCTCTGAGGAAACCAGCAAGCCATTGCCGATTGAAGCCATGTTCAAGCTCCCTTCTCCACTGCCTGCTTGGCCTCCAG GTGAAGGTTTTGGCGGTGGAACCATCGATCTAGGAGGACTAGAACTTTGTGAAGTATCATCCTTCACCAAAGTTTGGGCGACTCACCAAGGGGGACCCGGCAATTTGGGTGCGACGTTTTTCGAGCCGTCGCCGATACCCGATGGATTTTTCATGCTTGGCGGCTATGCCCAGCCCAACAAGAGGCCATTATTTGGGTGGGTTCTCGCCGGAAAAGATGTCACTAATGATCCATCCGGCGCCGGAGCTCTAAAGCCACCAATTGACTACACTCTTGTTTGGAGCAGCGAGTCTTCAAAGATCAAGCAAGATGGCAGCGGATATATCTGGCTCCCAACGCCTTCCGATGGTTACAAGGCCGCCGGCCTCGTCATCACAAACTCGCCGGCGAAGCCTCCTCTCGACAAAATCCGATGCGTTCGTGCCGATTTCACCGATGTGTACCAGACCGATGAATGGATTTGGGGAGAAGACGACGAAGTCAAGCCAAACGGGTTCAACGTTTTTTATACAAGACCGGCCAATAGAGGAGTTCAAGCTCAAGGGGTTTCGACTGGAACATTCACAGCTCAAAACAATGGCGCTGCGTTATCGATAGCCTGTTTGAAGAATGCTAAAGGTGGGTTATCTTCAATGCCTAATCTAAGCCAGATTCAGGCTCTAATCCAAGCTTACTCTCCATGGATTTACTTTCATCCTGATGAAAAATTTCTACCCTCTTCGGTGAGCTGGTTTTTCGAAAACGGAGCTTTGCTTTACAAGAAAGGGGAAGAATCCAAGCCTGTGGCTGTGAAGCCTAGAGGCTCGAACCTTCCCCAAGGTGGCTCAAACGATGGTTCGTATTGGCTGGATCTTCCAACGGATAATTCTGCCAAAGAGCGAGTCAAGAAAGGGAATTTACAAGAAGCAGAAGCTTATTTCCATGTAAAGCCAATGCTTGGAGCCACGTTCACAGACATTGCCATATGG GTTTTCTACCCATTTAACGGGGCAGCAAGAGCCAAGGTTGAATTCATCAACATTTCCCTGGGGAAAATAGGGGAGCACGTCGGCGATTGGGAGCACGTTACTCTCAGAATCAGTAACTTCAACGGCGAGCTGAAGAGGGTTTTCTTCTCGGAGCACAGTTCAGGGACATGGACGAGCGCTTCAGAACTCGAGTTCAAAGACGGGAACAAGCCGGTGGCGTACTCGTCGCTGCATGGCCATGCAGCCTACCCGAAACAAGGGGCGAACTTGCAGGGCAGCGGAGGGATAGGCATAAGGAATGACACGGGCAAGGGCAAGCTTTTCATGGACACCGGAGCTAGGGTTTCGGTGATGGCGGCCGAGTACTTGGGGCCGAGCGCTGTTGTGGAGCCCCCATGGCTGAACTATGCGAGAGAATGGGGTCCAAAGATTGAGTATAATATTGCAGAAGAGGTGAAGAAGGTGGAGAAAGTGTTGCCGGGGAAGCTGAAGAGGGATTTTGAGAATTTCATCAATCGCCTACCCAATGAGATGTTGGGTGAGGAAGGGCCCACCGGGCCCAAGATGAAGAACAGTTGGATTGGAGATGAgaagatttaa